One window of the Nicotiana tabacum cultivar K326 chromosome 4, ASM71507v2, whole genome shotgun sequence genome contains the following:
- the LOC107763246 gene encoding casein kinase 1-like protein HD16 isoform X1: protein MPDLRRGARRSKRLGDPQPAPEPSGQEENWVLPTQNRGRRRGGGGRGRGNATAVAKGPSAATRARPGGAGRGRGIRLIDLDPEPPCEVLPQAVPVGVAEPALNRAEGAADKNIAMEGGNRDKIMGVEEEASTTPVPDRVQVGNSPVYKTERRLGKGGFGQVYVGRRTSGGTERTGPDAVEVALKFEHRNSKGCNYGPPYEWQVYNTLNGCYGIPGVHYKGRQGDFYILVMDMLGPSLWDVWNSLGQSMSPNMAACIAVEAISILEKLHLKGFVHGDVKPENFLLGQPGSVDEKKLYLIDLGLASRWKDSASAQHVEYDQRPDIFRGTIRYASVHAHLGRTGSRRDDLESLAYTLIFLIKGRLPWQGYQGDNKSFLVCKKKMATSPELMCCFCPAPFKQFLEAVTNMKFDEEPNYAKLISFFESLIEPCTSLRPIRIDGALKVGQKRGRLLINLEEDEQPKKKVRLGSPATQWISVYNARRPMKQSCWVPLHNVCYGEIRAFPMEEKTWLQLLKILARIYHYNVADSRLQQHVDKGNEDGLYISCVASAANLWALIMDAGTGFSSQVYDLSAVFLHKDWIMEQWEKNYYISSIAGAANGSSLVVMSKGTPYTQQSYKVSESFPFKWINKKWKEGFHVTSMTTAGSRWGVVMSRNSGYSEQVVELDFLYPSEGIHRRWESGYRITSMAATADQAAFILSVPRRKMIDETQETLRTSAFPSTHVKEKWSKNLYIASICYGRTVC from the exons ATGCCAGATCTGCGTAGGGGAGCACGGAGATCAAAACGGCTTGGTGATCCCCAGCCTGCCCCAGAACCCTCTGGCCAAGAAGAAAATTGGGTTTTGCCTACTCAGAACAGAGGTCGAAGAAGAGGTGGTGGTGGAAGAGGAAGGGGTAATGCAACAGCTGTAGCAAAAGGGCCTTCAGCAGCGACGCGGGCAAGGCCTGGTGGTGCTGGTAGGGGTAGGGGGATTAGGTTGATAGATTTAGATCCGGAGCCACCTTGTGAGGTTCTTCCTCAAGCTGTTCCTGTTGGTGTTGCAGAGCCAGCTCTTAATAGAGCTGAGGGTGCTGCAGATAAAAATATTGCAATGGAAGGTGGGAATAGAGACAAAATAATGggagttgaagaagaagcaaGCACAACTCCAGTACCTGATAGG GTGCAAGTGGGTAATTCTCCTGTATATAAAACAGAAAGAAGATTAGGTAAGGGTGGATTTGGACAAGTTTATGTTGGTCGTAGAACAAGTGGAGGAACTGAGAGAACAGGACCAGATGCTGTTGAG GTTGCATTAAAGTTTGAGCATCGAAACAGTAAGGGTTGCAACTATGGCCCTCCTTATGAGTGGCAGGTGTACAA TACCCTAAACGGCTGCTATGGGATCCCAGGGGTTCATTATAAGGGTCGTCAGGGAGATTTTTACATTCTG GTGATGGACATGCTTGGACCGAGCCTTTGGGATGTCTGGAACTCTTTAGGCCAGTC AATGTCACCAAATATGGCGGCCTGTATCGCTGTGGAGGCAATATCAATTCTCGAAAAGCTTCACCTTAAGGG GTTTGTGCATGGAGATGTGAAGCCAGAAAACTTTTTGCTTGGTCAGCCAGGAAGTGTTGATGAGAAGAAGCTGTATCTTATTGATCTTGGTTTAG CATCTAGATGGAAAGATTCAGCATCTGCTCAGCATGTCGAGTATGACCAGAGGCCAGATATATTCAG GGGTACTATAAGATATGCAAGTGTACATGCACATTTAGGTCGGACCGGGAGTAGAAGGGATGACCTTGAGTCTCTAGCATACACATTAATATTCCTTATAAAGGGAAGGTTACCATGGCAAGGCTATCAG GGTGACAACAAGAGTTTTCTAGTCTGTAAAAAGAAAATGGCCACTTCACCAGAGTTGATGTGTTGCTTTTGCCCTGCCCCATTCAAGCAATTCCTTGAGGCTGTAACAAACATGAAGTTTGATGAGGAACCGAATTACGCCAAGCTCATATCATTCTTTGAGAGTCTTATTGAGCCCTGCACATCACTGAGGCCAATAAGAATTGATGGGGCTCTTAAG GTTGGGCAGAAGCGTGGAAGACTGCTAATAAACTTGGAGGAAGATGAGCAACCAAAGAAAAAAGTGCGACTCGGTAGTCCTGCAACCCAATGGATTTCAGTTTATAATGCACGGCGTCCCATGAAACAGAG CTGCTGGGTGCCTCTTCATAATGTGTGCTATGGAGAAATACGAGCTTTTCCTATGGAAGAAAAGACTTGGCTGCAACTCTTAAAAATTTTGGCAAGGAT ATATCACTACAATGTTGCAGACTCTAGGCTCCAACAGCATGTAGACAAGGGAAATGAAGATGGTCTTTACATCAGCTGTGTGGCTTCAGCTGCCAATCTTTGGGCCCTAATCATGGATGCAGGAACTGGTTTCTCGTCCCAGGTTTACGATCTTTCAGCTGTCTTCCTCCACAAG GATTGGATAATGGAACAGTGGGAGAAGAACTACTATATCAGCTCAATAGCCGGAGCAGCTAATGGAAGTTCTTTGGTTGTTATGTCCAAAG GAACTCCTTATACACAACAGTCTTACAAAGTAAGTGAATCATTTCCTTTTAAATGGATAAATAAAAAGTGGAAAGAAGGCTTCCATGTCACATCCATGACCACTGCTGGCAGCCGGTGGGGCGTGGTGATGTCCAGAAATTCTGGATATTCTGAACAG GTTGTAGAGCTTGATTTTCTCTACCCAAGTGAAGGAATACATCGACGATGGGAAAGTGGTTATCGAATAACTTCTATGGCTGCTACTGCTGATCAAGCAGCCTTCATATTGAGCGTACCAAGGCGTAAAATGATTGATGAGACTCAAGAGACCTTGCGGACATCTGCCTTCCCAAGCACCCATGTAAAG GAAAAATGGTCCAAGAATCTTTACATTGCATCCATCTGTTATGGTCGAACTGTCTGTTGA
- the LOC107763246 gene encoding casein kinase 1-like protein HD16 isoform X2, with product MPDLRRGARRSKRLGDPQPAPEPSGQEENWVLPTQNRGRRRGGGGRGRGNATAVAKGPSAATRARPGGAGRGRGIRLIDLDPEPPCEVLPQAVPVGVAEPALNRAEGAADKNIAMEGGNRDKIMGVEEEASTTPVPDRVQVGNSPVYKTERRLGKGGFGQVYVGRRTSGGTERTGPDAVEVALKFEHRNSKGCNYGPPYEWQVYNTLNGCYGIPGVHYKGRQGDFYILVMDMLGPSLWDVWNSLGQSMSPNMAACIAVEAISILEKLHLKGFVHGDVKPENFLLGQPGSVDEKKLYLIDLGLASRWKDSASAQHVEYDQRPDIFRGTIRYASVHAHLGRTGSRRDDLESLAYTLIFLIKGRLPWQGYQGDNKSFLVCKKKMATSPELMCCFCPAPFKQFLEAVTNMKFDEEPNYAKLISFFESLIEPCTSLRPIRIDGALKVGQKRGRLLINLEEDEQPKKKVRLGSPATQWISVYNARRPMKQRYHYNVADSRLQQHVDKGNEDGLYISCVASAANLWALIMDAGTGFSSQVYDLSAVFLHKDWIMEQWEKNYYISSIAGAANGSSLVVMSKGTPYTQQSYKVSESFPFKWINKKWKEGFHVTSMTTAGSRWGVVMSRNSGYSEQVVELDFLYPSEGIHRRWESGYRITSMAATADQAAFILSVPRRKMIDETQETLRTSAFPSTHVKEKWSKNLYIASICYGRTVC from the exons ATGCCAGATCTGCGTAGGGGAGCACGGAGATCAAAACGGCTTGGTGATCCCCAGCCTGCCCCAGAACCCTCTGGCCAAGAAGAAAATTGGGTTTTGCCTACTCAGAACAGAGGTCGAAGAAGAGGTGGTGGTGGAAGAGGAAGGGGTAATGCAACAGCTGTAGCAAAAGGGCCTTCAGCAGCGACGCGGGCAAGGCCTGGTGGTGCTGGTAGGGGTAGGGGGATTAGGTTGATAGATTTAGATCCGGAGCCACCTTGTGAGGTTCTTCCTCAAGCTGTTCCTGTTGGTGTTGCAGAGCCAGCTCTTAATAGAGCTGAGGGTGCTGCAGATAAAAATATTGCAATGGAAGGTGGGAATAGAGACAAAATAATGggagttgaagaagaagcaaGCACAACTCCAGTACCTGATAGG GTGCAAGTGGGTAATTCTCCTGTATATAAAACAGAAAGAAGATTAGGTAAGGGTGGATTTGGACAAGTTTATGTTGGTCGTAGAACAAGTGGAGGAACTGAGAGAACAGGACCAGATGCTGTTGAG GTTGCATTAAAGTTTGAGCATCGAAACAGTAAGGGTTGCAACTATGGCCCTCCTTATGAGTGGCAGGTGTACAA TACCCTAAACGGCTGCTATGGGATCCCAGGGGTTCATTATAAGGGTCGTCAGGGAGATTTTTACATTCTG GTGATGGACATGCTTGGACCGAGCCTTTGGGATGTCTGGAACTCTTTAGGCCAGTC AATGTCACCAAATATGGCGGCCTGTATCGCTGTGGAGGCAATATCAATTCTCGAAAAGCTTCACCTTAAGGG GTTTGTGCATGGAGATGTGAAGCCAGAAAACTTTTTGCTTGGTCAGCCAGGAAGTGTTGATGAGAAGAAGCTGTATCTTATTGATCTTGGTTTAG CATCTAGATGGAAAGATTCAGCATCTGCTCAGCATGTCGAGTATGACCAGAGGCCAGATATATTCAG GGGTACTATAAGATATGCAAGTGTACATGCACATTTAGGTCGGACCGGGAGTAGAAGGGATGACCTTGAGTCTCTAGCATACACATTAATATTCCTTATAAAGGGAAGGTTACCATGGCAAGGCTATCAG GGTGACAACAAGAGTTTTCTAGTCTGTAAAAAGAAAATGGCCACTTCACCAGAGTTGATGTGTTGCTTTTGCCCTGCCCCATTCAAGCAATTCCTTGAGGCTGTAACAAACATGAAGTTTGATGAGGAACCGAATTACGCCAAGCTCATATCATTCTTTGAGAGTCTTATTGAGCCCTGCACATCACTGAGGCCAATAAGAATTGATGGGGCTCTTAAG GTTGGGCAGAAGCGTGGAAGACTGCTAATAAACTTGGAGGAAGATGAGCAACCAAAGAAAAAAGTGCGACTCGGTAGTCCTGCAACCCAATGGATTTCAGTTTATAATGCACGGCGTCCCATGAAACAGAG ATATCACTACAATGTTGCAGACTCTAGGCTCCAACAGCATGTAGACAAGGGAAATGAAGATGGTCTTTACATCAGCTGTGTGGCTTCAGCTGCCAATCTTTGGGCCCTAATCATGGATGCAGGAACTGGTTTCTCGTCCCAGGTTTACGATCTTTCAGCTGTCTTCCTCCACAAG GATTGGATAATGGAACAGTGGGAGAAGAACTACTATATCAGCTCAATAGCCGGAGCAGCTAATGGAAGTTCTTTGGTTGTTATGTCCAAAG GAACTCCTTATACACAACAGTCTTACAAAGTAAGTGAATCATTTCCTTTTAAATGGATAAATAAAAAGTGGAAAGAAGGCTTCCATGTCACATCCATGACCACTGCTGGCAGCCGGTGGGGCGTGGTGATGTCCAGAAATTCTGGATATTCTGAACAG GTTGTAGAGCTTGATTTTCTCTACCCAAGTGAAGGAATACATCGACGATGGGAAAGTGGTTATCGAATAACTTCTATGGCTGCTACTGCTGATCAAGCAGCCTTCATATTGAGCGTACCAAGGCGTAAAATGATTGATGAGACTCAAGAGACCTTGCGGACATCTGCCTTCCCAAGCACCCATGTAAAG GAAAAATGGTCCAAGAATCTTTACATTGCATCCATCTGTTATGGTCGAACTGTCTGTTGA